Proteins from a genomic interval of Fusarium oxysporum Fo47 chromosome I, complete sequence:
- a CDS encoding retromer subunit VPS29, translating into MAFLILVIGDLHIPDRALDIPTKFKKLLSPGKISQTLCLGNLTDKHTYEYLRSVSPDLKIVKGRYDVEATSLPLTQVVTHGSLRIGFLEGFTLVSNEPDLLLAEANKLDVDVLCWSGTHRFDAFEYMDKFFVNPGSATGAFIEGSGLESEEPTPSFCLMDVQGISLTLYVYQLRKDDKGNENVAVEKVTYTKPVEPSAGGSS; encoded by the exons ATGGCTTTCCTCATTCTTGTCATAGGAGACCTCCATATCCCGGATCGGGCGCTCGATATTCCCACCAAG ttcaagaagctcctctCTCCCGGAAAGATCAGCCAGACGCTTTGCCTCGGAAACTTGACCGATAAGCACACGTACGAGTACTTGCGATCCGTCTCCCCCGATCTGAAGATCGTAAAAGGCCGCTATGACGTCGAGGCCACTTCCCTGCCATTGACACAGGTTGTCACCCACGGAAGCCTTCGAATCGGATTTCTAGAGGGCTTCACACTTGTCTCTAATGAGCCTGACCTTCTTCTGGCTGAGGCGAACAAATTGGATGTGGATGTTCTGTGCTGGAGTGGCACTCACCGCTTTGATGCCTTCGAGTATATGGACAAGTTCTTTGTAAATCCCGGAAGTGCGACTGGCGCATTTATAGAGGGATCGGGACTGGAAAGCGAAGAGCCTACACCAAGCTTCTGTTTGATGGAT GTCCAAGGCATTTCACTCACCCTATACGTCTACCAATTACGAAAGGACGACAAGGGCAATGAGAACGTGGCGGTTGAGAAGGTTACATACACAAAACCAGTTGAGCCTTCAGCGGGAGGGTCATCATAA
- a CDS encoding mRNA-binding protein RRP12, giving the protein MATPSLAEKLDKIKSPGLQSQKRTVVVLQAVESTLKEQNTAPTPTGYFAALLALLQQANSNDTVNPELATPVVYLLDVVTPYAPQPLLRSKFTQILTLLAPVLLLQDAEAPLLRSSIGCLESLLLAQDAASWELSVSQIGPRRAVAGLLNMSVDHRPKVRKRSQDALKTVLRNPPPSPSLDHPAADMCAQTATKNLEDLAGKIAQARKGKKADVSHDPAMIHALQLVKTVAAASGGWPSKKIESLCELLLGIAKSGNEYMTMASFEIFEMIFEGMTDEVSSAKLPRLMEIISELRPAANDTQLVPPWLAILSRGYDVSAQVEPEETFQNLPQLFDMVAQFLEAPSENIRISASECLVSFMANCIPQNVILEPSIFDEKVLEKLAKSAESLLTVQFQAAWLQTFNVLGAIFDTLRWRSYPIMMNVTKTIGEIRENGSFRNKKEADDVIGKAIRAMGPEAVLSILPLNLAKPAKGQPGRAWMFPILRDYTSNTNLAHFKSEMVPLSEVMFQRVLDHGQAEKTMEVKIYETVVQQIWSTLPGYCDLPLDLTEAFDQGFAEILANLLYKQVELRLDVCRALKTLIESNQAIANIEDQEEDLVLQSRVSRADAKKNLEYLSNFAGNMLAVLFNVYTQTLPQSRGPILQTINTFLSITPNAELMETFDRVSTMLATELEKEKPAEKKKESQKSKDHMPSTAQTLMDLVITMSVYLPRESSAALFKIAEVIINKEEEPQLQKKAYKLIPRLADSEIGKAALQERSAELQQLIFSSTEKVSAPARRERLAAIIALLPFIPDTSLHFIPAVLSEVVISCKENNERARETAYELLVRMGHRMVQANGTSIDNSKVPHMPDDAAAGTANIEEFFTMVSAGLAGSTPHMISASITAISRLLYEFRSELSDATLSDLVQTMDLFLTSNNREIVKSCLGFVKVCVIGLPVELMLPRLSTLVPNLIVWSHEHKGHFKAKVKHILERMVRRFGYDNIHKNTPDDDKKLIVNIRKTKERSKKKKDAAKGENDGDDSDDDEAQPKRQFENEYDQALYSSDSDDDDGESDDEAPRQKKKAQKGGKTYIVEDDDEPLDLLDKKALANISSTKPVKMRKPTRTKAKVDLDGKLILGKDSDDEGAMDVDEPNPEASGVGAYVAALKGKDVAKRGRGGKLKFSNRRTKDDDDEDFEMDDNDVAAVKNRISPGRDRGSRGSFRGRGAGRGGKSGRGGIAAGRKGLGVEKRHGVSGVGKPRRGRN; this is encoded by the exons ATGGCGACCCCTTCTCTAGCTGAAAAGCtggacaagatcaagtcCCCTGGGCTTCAGAGTCAGAAGAGG ACTGTCGTTGTACTTCAGGCCGTCGAGTCGACTCTCAAGGAACAGAACACGGCTCCTACGCCAACAGGATACTTTGCCGCTCTTCTCGCCCTTCTTCAGCAGGCGAACAGCAATGACACCGTGAATCCAGAATTGGCGACTCCCGTCGTCTACCTTCTCGACGTCGTTACGCCTTATGCCCCACAACCTCTCCTCCGATCCAAGTTTACACAGATTCTTACTCTTCTCGCCCCCGTACTTTTGTTGCAGGATGCCGAAGCCCCGTTGTTGCGATCGTCCATAGGATGTCTCgaatctcttcttctggcccAGGATGCCGCTTCTTGGGAGCTTTCTGTCTCCCAAATCGGTCCTCGACGAGCTGTTGCTGGACTCTTGAACATGTCTGTTGACCACCGACCAAAGGTGCGAAAGAGGTCGCAAGATGCTCTGAAGACGGTTCTTCGAAACCCGCCTCCGAGCCCCTCCCTGGATCACCCTGCTGCCGACATGTGCGCCCAAACTGCTACCAAGAACCTCGAGGATCTCGCCGGCAAGATTGCGCAGGCGCGCAAGGGAAAGAAGGCCGATGTTAGCCATGACCCTGCTATGATCCACGCTCTTCAACTGGTCAAGACTGTTGCGGCTGCCAGTGGTGGCTGGCCTagcaagaagatcgagtCTCTGTGCGAGCTCCTCTTGGGCATCGCAAAGAGCGGAAACGAGTACATGACCATGGCGTCTTTCGAAATTTTTGAGATGATCTTCGAGGGTATGACAGATGAGGTCTCATCAGCCAAGCTCCCACGACTTATGGAAATTATCTCCGAATTGCGACCAGCTGCCAACGACACCCAGCTTGTTCCCCCGTGGCTCGCCATTCTGTCCCGAGGATACGATGTTTCCGCCCAGGTCGAGCCTGAGGAGACTTTTCAGAACCTCCCCCAGCTGTTCGATATGGTCGCCCAGTTCCTCGAGGCACCCTCCGAGAATATTCGAATTTCCGCCTCAGAATGTCTAGTGTCTTTCATGGCCAACTGTATCCCTCAAAATGTTATCCTTGAGCCTTCAATTTTCGACGAGAAGgttctcgagaagctggcCAAGTCAGCAGAGTCTCTTTTGACTGTTCAGTTCCAGGCTGCCTGGCTCCAGACTTTCAACGTTTTGGGAGCGATATTCGATACTTTGAGATGGAGGTCTTATCCTATCATGATGAACGTCACGAAGACTATCGGCGAAATCCGAGAGAACGGTTCTTTCCGcaacaagaaggaggctgaCGATGTTATTGGAAAGGCTATCCGAGCTATGGGTCCCGAGGCTGTTCTCTCAATTCTCCCTCTCAACCTCGCAAAGCCAGCAAAGGGCCAGCCAGGCCGTGCTTGGATGTTCCCTATTCTACGAGATTACACTAGCAACACAAACCTAGCTCACTTCAAAAGTGAGATGGTTCCTCTCAGTGAGGTTATGTTTCAAAGGGTTCTTGACCATGGGCAGGCTGAGAAGACAATGGAGGTCAAGATTTACGAAACAGTTGTCCAGCAGATCTGGTCTACTCTTCCCGGCTACTGCGATCTTCCTCTGGATCTTACCGAGGCTTTCGACCAGGGCTTCGCCGAGATTTTGGCTAACCTCCTGTACAAGCAAGTTGAGCTGCGACTGGATGTTTGCAGGGCGCTCAAGACTCTGATCGAGTCCAACCAAGCTATTGCCAATATTGAGGACCAGGAGGAGGATCTCGTTCTTCAGAGCCGAGTCAGCCGCGCTGATGCTAAGAAGAATCTCGAGTACCTTTCCAACTTTGCAGGCAACATGCTCGCAGTCCTCTTCAACGTCTACACGCAAACTCTCCCCCAAAGCCGGGGCCCCATCCTTCAGACCATCAACACCTTCCTTAGCATCACACCCAATGCTGAGTTGATGGAGACTTTCGACCGAGTCAGCACTATGCTCGCCACTGAGTtagagaaggagaagccagcggagaagaagaaggagagccAGAAGTCCAAGGATCACATGCCTTCAACAGCCCAGACTTTGATGGACCTCGTCATCACAATGTCCGTTTATCTCCCCAGGGAAAGCTCCGCCGCTCTTTTCAAGATTGCCgaagtcatcatcaacaaggaggaggagcctcAACTTCAGAAGAAGGCATACAAGCTCATCCCTCGCCTAGCGGATTCTGAGATCGGAAAGGCTGCTCTTCAGGAGAGAAGTGCTGAGCTCCAGCAACTTATCTTCTCTAGCACCGAGAAGGTCTCAGCTCCTGCTCGACGAGAGCGCCTTGCTGCCATTATCGCCCTCCTACCTTTCATTCCCGATACCTCCCTTCACTTCATTCCTGCTGTGCTCAGCGAAGTTGTCATCTCATGCAAGGAGAACAACGAGCGTGCCCGTGAGACAGCATACGAGCTCCTGGTTCGCATGGGACACCGTATGGTGCAGGCTAATGGAACATCCATCGACAACAGCAAGGTTCCTCACATGCCCGACGATGCCGCTGCTGGAACCGCTAATATCGAAGAGTTCTTCACTATGGTCAGCGCTGGTTTGGCTGGCAGCACACCTCACATGATCTCAGCTTCTATTACGGCCATCAGCCGACTTCTATATGAGTTCCGAAGCGAACTGAGCGACGCTACTCTATCTGACTTGGTCCAGACCATGGATCTCTTCCTTACTTCCAACAACCGAGAGATCGTCAAGAGCTGCTTGGGTTTCGTCAAGGTCTGCGTTATTGGCCTCCCTGTCGAGCTCATGCTTCCTCGTCTCTCAACTCTCGTGCCCAACCTCATTGTCTGGAGTCATGAGCACAAGGGTCActtcaaggccaaggtcaagcATATTCTGGAGCGCATGGTCCGTCGCTTTGGTTATGATAATATTCACAAGAACACACCTGATGACGACAAGAAGTTGATCGTCAACATCCGCAAGACCAAGGAGCgttccaagaagaagaaggatgctgCCAAGGGTGAGAATGACGGTGACGATAGTGACGACGACGAGGCTCAGCCCAAGCGCCAGTTCGAGAACGAATACGACCAGGCCCTTTACAGCAGTGactctgatgatgatgatggtgaatCCGACGATGAGGCTCCTaggcaaaagaagaaggcccagaAGGGTGGCAAGACATATATTgttgaagacgacgacgaaccTCTCGATCTGCTCGACAAGAAGGCCTTGGCCAACATCTCTTCTACTAAGCCTGTTAAAATGCGGAAGCCCACACgcaccaaggccaaggtcgaCCTCGACGGCAAGCTCATCCTCGGCAAGGATAGTGACGACGAGGGTGCCATGGACGTCGACGAGCCCAACCCTGAGGCTTCAGGCGTTGGTGCCTACGTCGCTGctctcaagggcaaggacGTCGCCAAGCGCGGTCGCGGAGGCAAGCTCAAGTTCTCCAACCGTCGCACcaaggacgacgatgacgaggactTCGAGATGGATGACAACGATGTTGCGGCAGTCAAGAACAGGATCAGCCCTGGACGGGATAGGGGTAGCCGTGGAAGCTTCCGCGGTAGAGGAGCCGGTCGTGGTGGAAAGagtggaagaggaggcaTTGCTGCAGGACGAAAGggacttggtgttgagaagagacaTGGAGTGTCTGGCGTGGGAAAGCCTAGGAGAGGACGCAACTAG
- a CDS encoding DASH complex subunit Dad2-domain-containing protein: MSYPTRPISSHMRAPSASASSSGQSPALLARIEEKKAELENLKELRELSAAVATQMEALEQKLSTLSDGTEAIAAVVGNWHNVLRAISMASSKLAKTAADPTNASEDSTGPLPQTLVRIPTEHAPALQAQAEAAEAAAEEEES, translated from the exons ATGTCATATCCAACGCGACCGATTTCCTCGCATATGCGCGCACCGAGCGCGTCGGCTTCATCGAGTGGACAGTCACCAGCATTATTAGCGCGAATCGAGGAGAAAAAGGCCGAGCTCGAAAACCTCAAAGAGCTTCGAGAGCTCAGCGCAGCGGTCGCAACACAAATGGAAGCTTTGGAACAGAAACTCTCGACTCTTTCCGATGGAACAGAGG CAATTGCAGCCGTTGTTGGAAACTGGCATAATGTGCTACGTGCCATCAGCATGGCTTCTT CTAAATTGGCCAAGACGGCAGCCGATCCTACAAACGCATCGGAAGATTCAACAGGGCCTTTGCCTCAAACTCTAGTCCGAATTCCAACAGAGCATGCACCAGCTCTGCAAGCCCAGGCAGAAGCTGCAGAAGCCGCagccgaggaagaagagtcATGA